The Listeria cossartiae subsp. cossartiae nucleotide sequence TCGTTTTGTGAGTTTGCTGTAATAAGCAATTTTATGCTCTTTTGCTAAAGCATAGATTTCTTTAATCGTTAAACTTTCTAAGTATGCAATGGACAGTTTAGCCATGTATGTACCACCTTTTTGAGTTAATAAATAATAATAGGAATAAATGATAATGGAGGGAATTTGAGGGAAGGCTGAAACGACTTGACTCGTCCAGCCTCAGATTTTTACAATTGTGTTTCTGCTGCACTGCTACGGCTAATGTCAGCCCCGATAGCAGAAAGTTTTTCAATAATTTTACTATAACCACGTTCGATATGTTCCACGCCATGAATTTCTGTTTGCCCGTCAGCTAAAAGACCAGCAATGACTAGCGCTGCACCGGCACGTAAATCGGTCGCGGTAACTTTGGAACCTTGCAGTTGGACAGGTCCGCTAATAACAGCCGATCGACCTTCTAGTTTAAATTTCCCGCCCATTCGCTCAATTTCAGCAATATGTTTAAAACGGCTTGGATAAATCGTGTCCGTAATAACGCTACTACCTTCCGCGCGTGTTAAAAGTGCGGTTAGTGGCTGCTGCAAATCGGTTGGGAAACCTGGATACGCATAAGTTTTAATATCTACTTTTTTTACTTTGTCTACTTCTCCTACAAAAATAGCATCTTCCTCAATATCCATCGGAACGCCCATTTCTGTAAGCTTAGCAATGATTCCTTCTAAATGAGTAGGAATAACATTTTCGATTCGTACGCCTTTACCTGAAGCCGCCGCAAGTACCATAAAGGTTCCCGCTTCGATTCGATCTGGAATAATCGTGTGATGGCAACCATGCAGATGCTCTACACCAGTGATGCGAATAGTATCTGTTCCTGCCCCTTTGATAATTGCGCCCATATTAGTTAAAAGTGTTGCAACATCAATGATTTCCGGTTCTTTAGCCGCGTTTTCGATAATTGTTTTTCCTTTTGCACGAACAGCTGCTAGCATGATATTAATTGTAGCGCCTACACTTACAACATCAAGGTAAATTCGCGCGCCTTTTAACTCATCAGCACGTAAATAAATAGCTCCTTGTTCGTTAGTTACTTTTGCGCCTAGAGCTTCGAAGCCTTTAATATGCTGATCGATTGGACGTGGGCCTAAATAACAACCACCTGGAAGACCAATAACGGCTTTCTTAAAACGGCCTAACATTGCACCCATTAAATAATAAGATGCACGTAATTTCTTCACATTGCCTGATGGAAGTGGCATCGAAATCATATCTGTTGGATCAATAACTGCTGTTTTATTATCATAGCGAACCGTGCCGCCAAGTTCTTCTAAAATATCATAAAGTGTATATACATCCGAAATATCTGGTAACCCTTCTAAAACTACTTCAGACTCCGCCAAAATTGCAGCTGGAATCAAGGCCACCGCACTATTTTTCGCACCATCTACTTGCAAAGTGCCAGCTAATTTTTTACCGCCTTGAATAATCAGTTTATCCGTCACAAATGTACCCTTCTTTCCTGAAGCTTGTCATACTTTTTCATTATCCATTAATTTGATTTACTTTGCAAGATGCTTTCTTTAAAAAAAGCCGGGAACTGTCCGCCCCCAAGCTTTCTATTATTGTGGTATATTTTTGACTGGTGTTTTTGCGAGTGCTTCAATATGCGGCTTGATTTTCTTCGATGCTGTATCTTTTATTAACAAAGCTCCTGCGCCAAACACGATGCAGCTATAATAAGTGATAATCCGCCATAAAACTAGCGCCATGAGCAGTTTCGCTGGACCAAGTAACATCCCGAATAGCAAAGTGAAAGTATATTCAGCCCCACCAGCCCCGCCCGGAGTTGGCATGACGGTTGCAAACATAATAATAAACGCATGATACGTAATCGCCATATACAGCCCGATTCCCGTAACACCAATCGCTTGTAAAATGAAAAATGGAATCGAGAAATAAATCCACAGTTGTAGTGTTGTATAAAAACAACAACGCACAATTAATTTCCAGTCTTTCCCAATCCGGCTACTCTCTTCGTGAAAAGTAACAATTTTTTCATCGAGCATATTTCTTAAATTAGCTACTTTTTCTTTTTTCATAAATAATCGCGTTGGTATAAGTAAGATATGGACTAATTTTGTCGTAAATTTTTGGCTTCTACCTACTAAAATAAGTGCGGCAATAACGATGACATGCACGCCAAACCCAAGTAACACGAGGAATTTCAGTTGCGTCACGCCAGTCATTAAATAATGAATTCCAAAAATCAAAATAACTAAAAAGTTCAGCACAACCATCGCTTGATAAATAATGAATTTCACGAGTAAAACCGAGCTTCCTCGGCCCGCATCCATGCCTTGCTTCGTTAACATCACGAGCTGCGCCGGTTGCCCACCAGTTGACATCGGAGTAATCGTATTGAAAAATTGGCCAATCATCGTAATTCGAAAAGAGGAAAAGAACCGTTGCTCTTTATTGGCCGGTTTAGATGCCGTTTGTAAAACGACCGCTTCTAAAAACCAATAAAGAAACATTGCAGCAAATGCCGCCAGTAGCCACCAAGGGTTCACTTTCAACATCGAAGCGAAAAAAGTGGAGATATCTACGCCTTGAAATTGCCAAATAATAAAGCCGATACTAATCGCTAATACAAGCGCAATATTAAATAGATTTTTCTTCGCAGCTCCACTCATAATTTTCACTCCTTCGTTAATAAACCTTGATAAAAGTCCAACCAAATTTGCGCCAGTCGGTCTTCGGAATAATAAGTCGCGCCTCGTTTGGCCGCTTGCAGCATTTCATTATAGTAATCCGCGTCATTTTGTAAACGCTCAATAGCGCGGATAAATCCTGGATTATCGACCTCTTTGACATAGTAACCATCTAAAATTTCTTCATATAAATCCAAATTTCGTAATAATATCGGAACGTCCGAGCTCATCGCTTCCAAAATCGCCATTGGGAACAGCTCGTTGTAGGAAGGCATAAAAAACACATCCGCCATATTGATACAAGCATTCATTTCCGAACGGTCAACAATCCCGATAAATTTCACGTTACTCGGTGGATTATCATAGATTTTTTTCAATTCTTCATAGCCAGAAGTAATTTTTCCAAAAGAAAAGCCGCCAGCCCAGACAAATTGAACATCAGGTAGTTGTTTCGCCACCTCGATAAAATCAAGTACACCTTTACGATGCTGCACTTGCCCAATCCCAATCACCGTAAATTTATCAGCTGGAATTCCATATTTTTCCCGCGCAAGTTGTTTTTCCGCCTTTGGAAGTGGGAAAAAGCTCTTTTTAGAAACGAAATTCGGGATATAATGGATTTTTTCTTCAGGAATATCATATGCAGTTAGTTTCGGTATAAACGAAGGATTAACCACAACAATCTCATCCATGCGCTTATAAAATCCAATCAAATATTTATAAAAAACGACCCGGGCGATCCACGGTAATTTCAGACTACCTTCCATTGTTTCCGGCAGAAAATGAACATATCCAACCCGAACGCCGCGTTTCTTCTTAAAAAAAGTCGAAAGAAAAAAACGGAAATCAACGGTATGATAATGCGTGATATCCGATTTCTCCAAACTATTAATCTTCATATCAATTTCATTTATATATCTTTCTTCTAGCAAGTTCACAAGTTCGCGGTAAGCCGATGCTACACCTTGTCCTTTTACTTTTTCTGCCGAAGATAGCATTGTCAACTTAATCACGCCGCGATGACCTCTCTTTCCTTTGAACATGCGTAGAAGATGAAAGTGAAAATACTTGTGAAGCTATTTTGCTTTTTATTAATGTCGGTTTTACTTTAATCGTCCCATTTTGTCGCTTAGCTCGGTAGATTTCTCGAACTTCATTGTATGTAGATTCAATGTTGATTCCAAATTGGTCCGCAGAAATTGATTCCACTTTGACTCTACCATTTGATGCGACTAATGTTGCGGTGTTTTTATCTGAAAGTATTTTAATTAACAAACTTGCAAGCTCGTAATCTTCATCGAATAAAAAGGCCGTTTCTCTGTCGCTTAAAAAGCCTTCAATACTTTCGTCACGTTTAGCTACAACTGGTAAAGATGCCGCCATTGCTTCAGCGTAAGTTAAGCCTTGCGTTTCTGTCGTTGAGGCACTCACAAAAAGGTCACCTAATTGGTAATATAAACTAATATTTTCCCAGTCCACTGCTCCGGTGAAAATAACATGTGCTTCTAATTGTTTTTCTTCTACTAATTTTTCTAAGTCTTTACGTACCGGTCCATCGCCAACAATAACTAGTTTGGCTGTTGGTTTCGTTTGTAGGACTTCTGGCATCGCGTTAATAATCGCATCGATGTTTTTCTCGTGCGCAATTCTTCCAAGCGAAAGTATCACCGGATCTTCTGCTCCAATACCAAGTGATTTTTTCAGGTCTAAAATTTGCTGTTTCTCAACCGGCGCGAACGATGAAATATCTGTACCTGTTGGAACTGTATACATTAATTTGTGGATACCTTGCTCTTCTAAGTGATGTCTTACTTTTGCTGTTGGCGTAATTATCGCATCATAACTATCACAAAATGATTTGGTCATTTTCCCCACCATAGACGGCGTTAAAATTTTACCTTTCGCAATATAATGCAAGTAATCGACATACATTGTGTGGTAAGTATGGATAGAAGGAATATGATATTTTTTCGCAATTCGCTTACCCAAAAGACCTAATGAGAACTCCGTATGTGTATGGATAACATCTAAATCTAAGCGACCTACTAGCTTGATAAACTTATTCATTCCAGCAATTGCTACACGACGTTCTGGAAAAAAGACAAACGGAATACTTGGTAAACGAAATACACGCCCCTCTTCGCTTTCTCTATCAGCGTTTGGATCGGTTGTCGTAAATATATATACAGTGTGCCCTTGTTTTCTTAGTTCGTTTTCCATAATCATTATCGATGTAGCTACACCGCTAATTTGCGGACTGTAGGTATCCGTAAAAATCCCTATATTCATTACTATCGCCTACTCTCTTCCTCGTTGGTTCATTCATCATTTAATATATTATTATAACATAACTATAGTAAGTCGTATTACATAACTAACTACATTATGACTCATTTATTTTGATAAAACATGCGCCTGAAGCATGATTTTTAATCGGGAAATGTGGAGTGTTTACTTTTATTAAATGAAAGCTATAGTTATCATACCATATTCGCCTTCATAACGATAATTAAATTCCTTCTATAAAAGGCCCTAAGATACACATAAAAAATAACTGGCAAAATCAACGAGTGATCCTACCAGTTATTTTTTATATCATCATAAAGTTTGTCTTACGCTTTACCGTTAGAACCAAACTCTTGAATTTTTTCTGAAACAGTTTTGATAATCGCGTCCACACCAGGGCCGATTACTTTACGTGGATCATAAACTTTGTCATCAGTAGCTAATTTTTCGCGAACAGCTGCAGTCCAAACGATTTGGCATTCAGTGTTAACGTTGATTTTGCTGTGACCTAGTTCAATTGCTTTTTTGATTTGGTGTTCAGGAATTCCAGAACCACCGTGAAGTACAAGTGGAGCACCTGTAAGTTCGGAGATTTCTTTCATTTCGTCAAAACCAAGAACAGGTTCGCCGTGGTAAGGACCGTGTACAGAACCTAATGCTGCAGCAAGTGCATCAATGTTAGCTTCTTTAACTACACGTAAACATTCTTGTGGATCAGCATAGTTGATTCCACCAGTAACTCCGTCTTCGTCTCCACCAACAGTTCCAATTTCCGCTTCAACAGATACGCCTTTAGCGTGCGCGTAATCAACAACTTTTTTAGTCATTTCGATGTTTTCGTCGATTGGGTGGTGAGAGCCGTCGATCATTACAGAAGAAAATCCTGCATCGATAGCCGCTTTACAAGAATCAAAGCTTGAACCATGATCAAGGTGAATCGCAACAGGTACAGTGATTTTCAGGTCTTCTACAAGTCCTTCAGTCATTTTTACAACTGTTTTGAATCCTCCCATGTATTTAGCAGCTCCTTCAGAAACTCCTAAAATAACTGGTGCTTTTTCTGCTTCTGCAGCTTTCAAAATAGCTTGAGTCCATTCAAGGTTGTTGATGTTGAATTGACCAACAGCATATTTTCCAGCTAATGCTTTTTTCAGCATGTCTGTCATGTTAACGATAGGCATAATACAATTTCCTCCCTCAGGAATTTAGGAAAACCATTTTTGATTTCCCCTAAGATTTGAATTTCCGCCGTGAAAAATAGTGGCAGCTATTTTCCCCTAACAAACATATAATAACAGATTTGTGATGAATTTACCATAAAAACTAGAAATTTTTCTGGTGTAAACGCTTTAGCCTCTAAGACGGTCTGAAATTCTTTTTTCATCAGCAAATACTTCTAGTGCTTCTGGAATGACCTCTAATGTGTACGGGGCTTTTCCGCCATATACACCGTCATAACTAACATTTAAATCTGCCTCACTTTTGATTACAACTTTATTGGTGCGCACATGAATTACATGCGGACTAGTTAAATGCGCGCCTTTTTTTATGGAAGCAAAAAGTTGAAATAATTTTTTGGGAGATACCTTTTTTAAAATTAAAAGTTCGAACATGCCGCTGTTTAATTCGGCTGGTGGGCAAAGCGTTTCCATCCCGCCAACTGAATTCGATTTATTGACGAAAAATAGCAGAATTTCGCCTTTGAAAACTTCATCATTGTAGGCAATTTCCACACTCACTGGTGATAATTTGGGGAGAACAGTGAGTCCGCTGAAAAGATAGGCTAATCTACCCCATTTAGATTTCATCGATTCTTTTACGGCGTAAGTTATTTCCGTGATTTTTCCGCCTGCTGCATTATTAATGAAAAATTCGGTTTCATTAGCTTTACCGATGTCTACGCGAATTGTTTCTTGTTTGGCGATAATTTGGAGTGCTTCGAGTGGATCTTTAGCAACATTTAATGCCCGTGCATAGTCATTCGTTGTGCCTACTGGTAAAATCCCTAGCTTCGGCCTTTTTTCGACTTGCATTAAACCATTAACGACTTCATTGACCGTTCCATCGCCGCCTGCCGCAATTACCACATCATAACCTGATTCCGCCGCTTGTCGCGCAATTTTCGTCGTGCTCTTTGGCGCTTTAGTTGACGGGACTAAAGTTACTTCAAAGTCTGCTTCTGTTAAAATTTTCTCTGCGTCTGGAAGTAATTTTCGAAATTTATTTTTCCCTGCTGCCGGATTGTATACTATCATCGCTTTCTTCTGCAAATTGCCGCTCCCTCTTTCCTATAGATATTGTTAGTTTCCTATTTTGGCTTCTTGATGTCAACTTGTTTGACCAGAAAAGAAAAATCCCTTTATTTAGAGTCTTTTTACCTATTACAAAACACATGCCTCTACTTCGTTAAAATTACATTTTGTGTACCATTTTGAAATTATATTACTTTTACATTAAAAAACATGTGCAATTAGGTTCATTGTTGCTTATAGCCATTGACTACGACTTCACGTATTGTCATAATTAGTGTAGAATAATTTTATTTCTTATTGAAAGTAGTGCAGTTAGGAGAGGATTTAAACTTTGAAAAAATTAGTAAAATCGGCGGTTGTTTTTACAAGCCTTGCTTTTATTGGCGTGTCCGCTACCATGATTACAGAGAAAGCAAGTGCAGCTTCCACAGAAACAGTGCAAAATGTAGATGACCAATCTATCTATATTCCCCAAGGAGTTAGGGACGGGACTGCTACGGAAGAACATGACGGCTTTGAAGATGGAACTAATAGCGTACTGAAGTCTGTACCTTTACTTCGCGCAACAGCAGGATATCCTGACGTTAATTCCTATATTAAATCAAATAAATTTTCAAGCGCATCCATTGAAAAACAATTGCAAAGTCAATTTCCTAAGTTTAATTACCGTAATGGTTACGGGAAACCAGAAGGAATTGTCATCCACGAAACAGCAAATAATTCTTCTACTATCACAGGTGAAATTAGTTACATGAGTAGAAACTACAATAATGCCTTTGTTCATTCATTTGTAGATAAATCTCGTATTATCCAAATCCACCCTACCGAAAACGGTGTATGGGGAGCCGGCCAATATGCCAATGCTCGCTTTATCCAAGTTGAATTAGTTCGTTCGAAAACATTTGACGAATTTGCTCGTTCTATTAATAACTACGCCTATTACGCGGCTTACCTGCTAGATCAATATAATCTTCCAGTTGATAGTGCTCACAGTGATGGCAAAGGAACAGTTTGGTCGCATGATGCGGTTACACGTTATCTTGGCGGTACAACGCATACGGACCCCGTTTCTTATTTCAACCAATGGGGCTATAACTTCAATAGTTTTGTGACGTTGATTAACGAAAAATATAACGCCATTCAAGCAAGCAAAGTCTCTTACGACAAAATCGAATATGATAAAGGCGTAACTGCTTATGCTCGAGTAAAAACTGCACCTTACAATGCTGTTTGGACAAGACCTTACAAAACAGAAGGCGCAAAACTTGTGAATCCACTATCATCGTATGTTGGCAAAAACATGCGTATCTTGCGCGAAGCTAAAACGCCAATCACCACTTGGTACCAATTTAGCATCGACGGCAAGACAATTGGTTGGGTCGACACACGCGCACTTGATACATTCTACAAACAAAGCATGGAAACACCTGCCAATTTAACGCGTTATGTTGTGGCAAATAAAGCGAACGAAGCTTACTACAAAGTTCCTGTCGTGGATGCCGATGTTAAATGGGGCACTTTATCCACTTATAAAAACGAAAAATTAACCGTTGATAAACAAGCAACTGTTGAGGGACAACTTTGGTATCGCGTGAGCGCAGGATCTACTTTTATTGGCTGGACGAAAGCTGCGAACTTAACAGCAACTTCTCCTTTCGATAAAATTGAATACGATAAAGGCGTAACTGCTTATGCCCGAGTGAAAACAGCTCCAGGTAATGCCGTTTGGACGAAACCTTACAAAACAGAAGGTGCTAATTTAGTTAATCAGCTGTCTGTCTATGCTGGTAAAAACATGCGTATCTTGCGCGAAGCTAAAACACCAATCACCACTTGGTACCAATTTAGTATTGATGGCAAAACGATTGGTTGGGTTGACACACGTGCACTTGATACATTCTACAAACAAAGCATGGAAACACCGACTAATTTAACCCGTTACGTTGTGGCAAACAAAACGAACGAAGCTTACTACAAAGTTCCTGTCGTGGATGCCGATGTTAGATGGGGCACTTTAGCAACGTACAAAAACGAAAAATTAACCGTCGATAGCCAAGCAACCGTTGAAGGAGAACTTTGGTATCGCGTACGAACAAGTACTACTTTTATCGGCTGGACAAAAGCTTCCAACTTAACAGCTACGTCACCATTTGATCCAATCGAATATGATAAAGGCGTAACCGCTTATGCACGAGTAAAAACTGCGCCGGGTAATGCCGTTTGGACAAAACCATATAAAACAGAAGGCGCTAATTTAGTTAATCAGCTTTCTGTCTATGCTGGTAAAAACATGCGTATCTTGCGCGAAGCTAAAACACCAATCACGACTTGGTATCAATTTAGTATTGATGGTAAAGTAATTGGTTGGGTTGACACGCGTCCACTCGATACATTCTACAAACAAAGCATGGAAACACCGACTAATTTAACTCGTTACGTTATCCCAAGCAAAACTGGCGAAGCGTACTATAAGGTTCCAGTTGTGGATGCCGATGTTAGATGGGGCACTTTAGCAACATACAAAAACGAAAAATTAACTGTCGATAGCCAAGCAACCGTCGAAGGACAGCTTTGGTATCGCATAAGAACAAGCACTACATTTATCGGTTGGACAAAAGCTTCTAACCTTAGTGCTACTAAATAACAAAAACTCCCAGCCACACTCGGCTGGGAGTTTTTTATCGTCTTATTTATTGTTAAGTGCTGCGCCAACAAAATCTTTGAACAAGCTTTGTGGACGGTTTGGACGAGAAATGAATTCTGGGTGATATTGACAAGCGACGAACCAAGGGTGATCAACTAGTTCAACTACTTCAACTAGGCGACCATCTGGGCTTGTTGCAGAAACAATCATGCCAGCTTCTTCCATTTGCTCTCTATATTCGTTATTGAACTCATAACGATGACGGTGACGCTCTTCTACAAGTGTTTTACCATATGCAGCCTCTGTTTTTGTTCCTTGCTTAATACGCGCTGGATAAAGGCCTAGACGAAGCGTTCCACCCATGTTTTCGATATTTTTTTGTTCTGGTAATAAATCAATGATGTTGTGATTTGTTTCTGGTTCGATTTCTGCGGAATGTGCTCCTTCAAGCCCAAGAACATTACGAGCAAATTCAACCGTTGCCAGTTGCATACCTAAACAAATACCGAAATAAGGTACTTTATTTACACGAGCGTACTCAATAGCAGCAATTTTACCTTCAATGGCACGATCCCCGAAACCACCAGGAACTAAGATACCATCAATGTCTTTCATGATTTCAGCAACATTTTCTTTTGTTACTTTCTCGGAATCAATCCAGTCGATTTCGATTTCAGCATCATGATCATATCCAGCATGACGAAGTGCTTCTGCTACAGAAAGGTAAGCATCTTGCAAGGAAACATATTTACCAACTAAACCAATACGAACTTTTTTGGAAAGGTTTTTCACGCGGTGTACTAAGTTTTTCCAATCAGTCATTTCCGCTTGTGGTGCTTCTAATTGCAAGTGTTCTAGGACGATGTCATCCATTTTTTGTTTTTGTAAAGAAAGTGGTACGTTATAAAGTGTTTCTTCATCGCGAGATTCAATAACCTCAGATGCTTTAATATCACAAAATAGCGCAATCTTATCTTTCATTTCTTGTGAAACTGGTTGCTCTGTACGAACAACGATAATGTTTGGTTGAATTCCTAGGCTGCGAAGTTCTTTTACACTATGTTGTGTTGGTTTTGTTTTCATTTCGCCAGCTGCTTTGATGTAAGGAATTAACGTTGTGTGGATATAAAGTACGTTTTCCGCACCAACATCACTTTTAATTTGGCGAATTGCTTCTAAGAATGGTAAAGATTCGATATCCCCAACCGTTCCACCAATTTCAGTGATAATAATGTCTGAATTGGTCATGCGAGCTGCACGGAAAACACGATCTTTTAATTCGTTTGTAATGTGTGGAATAACTTGCACAGTTCCACCTAAGTAATCCCCGCGACGTTCTTTTTTAATAACTTCTGAGTAAACTTTACCAGTTGTCACGTTGCTGTATTTATTTAAGTTAATATCGATAAAACGTTCGTAATGGCCAAGGTCTAAGTCTGTTTCTGCGCCGTCATCCGTCACATAAACTTCCCCGTGTTGGTATGGACTCATAGTTCCTGGATCCACGTTGATGTATGGATCAAATTTTTGAATGGTCACACTAAGTCCACGATTTTTCAGCAAACGTCCTAGTGATGCTGCTGTGATTCCTTTTCCGATTGACGAAACTACGCCACCTGTAACGAAAATATACTTTGTCATGTTAAAAAAATCTACTCCTTCCTGAAATGAAAAACTTGCAGGGTTCTGACGATTTTCCTGCTGGGGTGGGAAATTGCCAGATAAAACAATATTGTGATTATCTTTCTAACGTATCCATCACAATTTCAAGTATTTTGTAAACCAAAATAAAAAACACTCCGCCTACTTCATAAAAGTAAGGGAGCGTCGATTCTCATAAATATCCGTCCCTATAAAAGGGAGCCCAAATAAAATACTACTAATGATAGCGATAGAAGTCAAGTCTTTATTTTATGAAACCGCCATCAATCCATTAAGTACGCTAAAAAAAATCAGACAGACACTTTTCCACAAAATGGAGGTGCCTATCTGATTAACAGTTAGTTATTATTTATCTTCTGGGTCTTCTGTATAATCGCCATCAGAATAATCATCTTCTACAGTAGCTAAATCGCCTTCGATTCCGTCTGGTAAGTGATCATCGTCATCTTCCTCTTCGTCAAGTAAAACGTCAGCAAGAGAGATTTCTTCTTCACCAAGCTCTTCCACGATTTCTTCATCATCGTAGTCCACGTCATCATCCAAGATTTCTTCATCTTCGTCGTCATCATCGTCTGATTTACGTTTTTTCTTAGGAGTCGTTTGTGTTTGAACTTCTTCATCAATTGCATCCATTGGATACCATGCACGAAGTCCCCACGTGTTGTTTCCTAATGAAATAAAGTTACCATCAATATTCATATCTGTATAAAATTGAACAAGACGCTCCCTTATTTCTGCATCTTTCAAACCTAGGAACGCTTGAATCTCTTTCACTAATTCAGGGAAAAGAATAGTTTCTTTTCGTTGTTCCAAAATAAAATGTGCAACATCAATTAAAGATAGTTCACTACGTTCTTCTTGCGTTAAGTTCTTTAAATCCAAAACTGGCACGCCCTTTCTATCGTAATTCCAATTTATTTAGCTGTTATTTTTTCGTTCAGCCCAACTTCACTATTTTACATGTTATTTCTGGCAAGTACAACCTAAATTTTCTTAATTACATCAATTCTTCTTGACTATTTTATATCCGATGTAAAAGAAAAGGATGGCCATTAAAAGAATTGGGATCGATCCAAGTTGAAAGTCGTAGAGAATATAGATTGCGACGCACAGAAACACGAAAAGCAGCGCCAAAATTATTAATCGCTTCATCATATGCTCTCCCCGTTTTTTCAATTACCTATGTTTCTATTAACTTTAGTACATTTTGGTTATGACGTCAACGAGTAACCTATAAATTTAGGATATCACATTTTTTCTGGTGCTGATACACCAAGCAGCGTCAAACCATTTCTAAGAGTAATTTGTGCTGTCTTAATAAGCGCTAGTCTTGCTTTCGTTACTTCTAAATTATCCATATCAAGTACTTTATTGCTATTGTAGAAACGGTGGAATGCAGTCGCTAAATCATTTAAGTAACGAACGATACGATGTGGCGCTCTTTTGGCAGCAGCCTCCGCAACAACATCCGCGAACTCACCTAATACTTTTAATAAATCATATTCTGCTTCGGTTTGTAACAAGCTCATGTCCGCATCTTTAGTAACTTCTAAACCTTGTTCTTTACCAGAACGTAAAATGCTAGAAATTCTGGCGTGCGCATATTGTACATAATAAACTGGATTATCATTTGACGTCGATTTTGCTAAGCTCATATCGAAGTTCATGTGTGTATCAGAGCTACGCATTGCGAAGAAATATCTTGTCGCATCAAGGCCAACTTCTTCAATTAAGTCGCGCATCGTAACTGATTTACCAGTACGTTTACTCATTTTAACTTGAACGCCGTCTTCGAATAAGTGAACTAGTTGAATGATTTCTACTTCTAGTTGATTTGGCGAGTAACCAAGTGCTTCAATTGCCGCACGCATCCGCGGAATATAACCATGGTGATCTGCTCCCCAAATATCAATTAACACATCAAAGCCACGCTCTAATTTGTTTAAATGATAAGCGATATCTGGTAAGAAATAAGTGTAGCTACCGTCCGTTTTG carries:
- a CDS encoding UDP-N-acetylglucosamine 1-carboxyvinyltransferase, producing MTDKLIIQGGKKLAGTLQVDGAKNSAVALIPAAILAESEVVLEGLPDISDVYTLYDILEELGGTVRYDNKTAVIDPTDMISMPLPSGNVKKLRASYYLMGAMLGRFKKAVIGLPGGCYLGPRPIDQHIKGFEALGAKVTNEQGAIYLRADELKGARIYLDVVSVGATINIMLAAVRAKGKTIIENAAKEPEIIDVATLLTNMGAIIKGAGTDTIRITGVEHLHGCHHTIIPDRIEAGTFMVLAAASGKGVRIENVIPTHLEGIIAKLTEMGVPMDIEEDAIFVGEVDKVKKVDIKTYAYPGFPTDLQQPLTALLTRAEGSSVITDTIYPSRFKHIAEIERMGGKFKLEGRSAVISGPVQLQGSKVTATDLRAGAALVIAGLLADGQTEIHGVEHIERGYSKIIEKLSAIGADISRSSAAETQL
- a CDS encoding lysylphosphatidylglycerol synthase transmembrane domain-containing protein — translated: MSGAAKKNLFNIALVLAISIGFIIWQFQGVDISTFFASMLKVNPWWLLAAFAAMFLYWFLEAVVLQTASKPANKEQRFFSSFRITMIGQFFNTITPMSTGGQPAQLVMLTKQGMDAGRGSSVLLVKFIIYQAMVVLNFLVILIFGIHYLMTGVTQLKFLVLLGFGVHVIVIAALILVGRSQKFTTKLVHILLIPTRLFMKKEKVANLRNMLDEKIVTFHEESSRIGKDWKLIVRCCFYTTLQLWIYFSIPFFILQAIGVTGIGLYMAITYHAFIIMFATVMPTPGGAGGAEYTFTLLFGMLLGPAKLLMALVLWRIITYYSCIVFGAGALLIKDTASKKIKPHIEALAKTPVKNIPQ
- a CDS encoding glycosyltransferase family 4 protein; amino-acid sequence: MIKLTMLSSAEKVKGQGVASAYRELVNLLEERYINEIDMKINSLEKSDITHYHTVDFRFFLSTFFKKKRGVRVGYVHFLPETMEGSLKLPWIARVVFYKYLIGFYKRMDEIVVVNPSFIPKLTAYDIPEEKIHYIPNFVSKKSFFPLPKAEKQLAREKYGIPADKFTVIGIGQVQHRKGVLDFIEVAKQLPDVQFVWAGGFSFGKITSGYEELKKIYDNPPSNVKFIGIVDRSEMNACINMADVFFMPSYNELFPMAILEAMSSDVPILLRNLDLYEEILDGYYVKEVDNPGFIRAIERLQNDADYYNEMLQAAKRGATYYSEDRLAQIWLDFYQGLLTKE
- a CDS encoding glycosyltransferase family 4 protein; this translates as MNIGIFTDTYSPQISGVATSIMIMENELRKQGHTVYIFTTTDPNADRESEEGRVFRLPSIPFVFFPERRVAIAGMNKFIKLVGRLDLDVIHTHTEFSLGLLGKRIAKKYHIPSIHTYHTMYVDYLHYIAKGKILTPSMVGKMTKSFCDSYDAIITPTAKVRHHLEEQGIHKLMYTVPTGTDISSFAPVEKQQILDLKKSLGIGAEDPVILSLGRIAHEKNIDAIINAMPEVLQTKPTAKLVIVGDGPVRKDLEKLVEEKQLEAHVIFTGAVDWENISLYYQLGDLFVSASTTETQGLTYAEAMAASLPVVAKRDESIEGFLSDRETAFLFDEDYELASLLIKILSDKNTATLVASNGRVKVESISADQFGINIESTYNEVREIYRAKRQNGTIKVKPTLIKSKIASQVFSLSSSTHVQRKERSSRRD
- the fba gene encoding class II fructose-1,6-bisphosphate aldolase, which produces MPIVNMTDMLKKALAGKYAVGQFNINNLEWTQAILKAAEAEKAPVILGVSEGAAKYMGGFKTVVKMTEGLVEDLKITVPVAIHLDHGSSFDSCKAAIDAGFSSVMIDGSHHPIDENIEMTKKVVDYAHAKGVSVEAEIGTVGGDEDGVTGGINYADPQECLRVVKEANIDALAAALGSVHGPYHGEPVLGFDEMKEISELTGAPLVLHGGSGIPEHQIKKAIELGHSKINVNTECQIVWTAAVREKLATDDKVYDPRKVIGPGVDAIIKTVSEKIQEFGSNGKA
- a CDS encoding diacylglycerol kinase family lipid kinase — translated: MQKKAMIVYNPAAGKNKFRKLLPDAEKILTEADFEVTLVPSTKAPKSTTKIARQAAESGYDVVIAAGGDGTVNEVVNGLMQVEKRPKLGILPVGTTNDYARALNVAKDPLEALQIIAKQETIRVDIGKANETEFFINNAAGGKITEITYAVKESMKSKWGRLAYLFSGLTVLPKLSPVSVEIAYNDEVFKGEILLFFVNKSNSVGGMETLCPPAELNSGMFELLILKKVSPKKLFQLFASIKKGAHLTSPHVIHVRTNKVVIKSEADLNVSYDGVYGGKAPYTLEVIPEALEVFADEKRISDRLRG